The Cellulophaga sp. L1A9 genome window below encodes:
- a CDS encoding gliding motility-associated C-terminal domain-containing protein: protein MNSCTINYKFILLIFLSTIQFAFAKADLNFFFSERSNESFINSFEFAPPTFTGCDTASLNVQVTYTAGQCGGIVNWNAPIASVDAVTVTSNYQPGDNILPGTTAIVYRAENAAGEVGICTFNVTVEDNEKPLFDTFPSNVTLTADPDSCTATHTWVEPTVSDNCPAGEGEAPVLQDFESALNQCYVFTKTSIDSGGQINGSRNLIANSLSLAPFYTSTIVTPTMYFNGEGEISFSHSINTVANNAQIHVDILDSSMAVVQTDFFSKVYTDTAVHQENIPFTLTGNYNIRIRYSSTVFNNTAQIAYLDDLLLPGTIVTNLTDTACELAEYSVIRTDGNGKLNGDDFEIGTTIIVYRVFDANDQFTTRSFTITVENDLNAPTGSSEYTYCEGNLPPEMSVTVDESVGETANWYDSLGNLVASNTTSYTAPDSTELFRNYSVYSQNVNGCSSDTFISIDLYQFPLPDAPTAKSPIEYCVGDAPVPLQASGDSGNTLQWYNAATGGTMYTSNPTPSTTTAGSTFYYVEQTDIYTGCISSRTAVEVIINALPVRPTLTANTITYCLGDTAQELDNYVQSGSNLTWYDAATGGNELVGTTIPETTTAGTTDYWVTQTETTSTCESTRRRLRIIVNDPPMVTGQPLNAEICEFENATFTAIISNASTYQWQIFDGSNWVNLTNASPYSNTSTSSLVITAAPITLNNTTYRLVSSSATLTCDDAFSEERVLTVNPQPSAPTVSDVEYCENGTASALTASGTNILWYTVATGGTGNSTAPTPSTLTAGTTSYYVTQTNSSGCESPRSEIEVTVYALPSAPTVSDVEYCENDTASALTASGTNLLWYTVASGGTGSSTAPTPSTASVGSTSYYVSQTNGNGCEGPRSEIEVTINALPTAPGVTSPVVYCQNDTPSALTATGTNLLWYTVASGGTGSSTAPTPSTTAVGNTSYYVSQTNGNGCEGPRSEIIVTINPQPSAPTVSDVEYCENGTASALTASGTNILWYTVATGGTGNSTAPTPSTLTAGTTSYYVTQTNSSGCESPRSEIEVTVYALPSAPTVSDVEYCENDTASALTASGTNLLWYTVASGGTGSSTAPTPSTASVGSTSYYVSQTNGNGCEGPRSEIEVTINALPTAPGVTSPVVYCQNDTPSALTATGTNLLWYTVASGGTGSSTAPTPSTTAVGNTSYYVSQTNGNGCEGPRSEIIVTINPQPSAPTVSDVEYCENGTASALTASGTNILWYTVATGGTGNSTAPTPSTLTAGTTSYYVTQTNSSGCESPRSEIEVTVYALPSAPTVSDVEYCENDTASALTASGTNLLWYTVASGGTGSSTAPTPSTASVGSTSYYVSQTNGNGCEGPRSEIEVTINALPTAPGVTSPVVYCQNDTPSALTATGTNLLWYTVASGGTGSSTAPTPSTTAVGNTSYYVSQTNGNGCEGPRSEIIVTINPLPIISTTSAPTCSPDLTTYSISVSVSTGTLTSTEGTVVNTSGNDWTISGVTSGNNIVLTVTNGTTSCENTLNVTAPDCSCPPVDEPVADNGDQEYCAGQSIPTISVLVNSGETVDWYSSASGGIALSIGSLSYQPASLGSGSTTFYAESRNITTACRSSTRRAVSITQNALPEAPTVSDVEYCENDTASALTASGTNLLWYTVASGGTGSSTSPTPSTASVGSTSYYVSQTNGNGCEGPRSEIEVTINALPTAPGVTSPVVYCQNDTPSALTATGTNLLWYTVASGGTDSSTAPTPSTTAVGNTSYYVSQTNGNGCEGPRSEIIVTINPLPTISTTSAPTCSADLTTYSISVSVSTGTLTSTEGTVVNTSGNDWTISGVTSGNNIVLTVTNGTTSCENTLNVTAPDCSCPPVDEPVADNGDQEYCAGQSIPTISVLVNSGETVDWYSSASGGIALSIGSLSYQPASLGSGSTTFYAESRNITTACRSSIRRAVSITQNALPAAPTVSDVEYCENDTASALTASGTNLLWYTVASGGTGSSTAPTPSTASVGGTSYYVSQTNANGCEGLRSEIRITINALPTVVANASATSIYAGESVILTGSGASSYTWDNGAIDGGSVSPLVTTTYTVTGSDSNSCDNSDSVTINVSATSDLSLTKIVNDAIPNVGSNVTFTLAVTNDGPIDSPAGIIVKDLLPSGYIFVSDDSSVSNGVYQASSGNWILPALMSGSSVSLDIVAIVNEPSSDINQYINVAEITNTINYDPDSIPNNDDGDQSEDDESSVTVNPQVIDLELVTTISEETANPGELITIFVEVFNNGSFDATNIGIENYIPIGFAINSIDNGGVQSGNIIRWNGLTISAGSSIVLSFDALVNLPTNTSNEYFNSAQVVQVAQYDLDSSPNNDDGDQSEDDEDNVSLDLIPADLSLSKALVGGSVASPNTGDTLTFEIILENNGPGLATNVSIVDVVPVGYTFNNVNNGGVITGNSIEWQIATVPVGSQTFSYEVTVNAPSNVLDEYKNTVQITSTDQFDPDSSPNNDDGDQSEDDEAFFTIASPTVDLEVNKTIDKDQTYSGDVVVFTITVLNNSAYDATNIGIEDMLPDGYTPINHTESLGTYDENMGMWDIPLLQIGETAVLQVTVGVTEIDDYTNVAELVYVDQLDLNVGNDRDEVTPTVTQEECLTVFNEFSPNNDGANDIFFIECIENYPNNTLQIFNRWGAKVFEAKNYDNTWTGTSKKGLRLGAEEKLPSGTYYYLLNLGDGTEKTRTGWLYIIR, encoded by the coding sequence ATGAACAGTTGTACCATAAATTATAAATTTATTCTACTCATATTTTTATCGACAATTCAATTTGCTTTTGCAAAAGCTGATTTAAATTTTTTCTTTTCTGAAAGAAGTAATGAATCCTTTATAAATAGTTTCGAATTTGCTCCACCAACTTTTACAGGTTGCGATACGGCTTCTTTAAATGTTCAAGTAACTTACACTGCCGGCCAATGTGGTGGTATTGTAAATTGGAATGCGCCTATTGCTTCAGTGGATGCAGTAACAGTGACAAGTAATTATCAACCTGGTGACAACATTTTGCCAGGAACTACTGCTATAGTCTACCGTGCGGAGAATGCTGCTGGAGAAGTGGGTATCTGTACTTTTAACGTTACAGTTGAGGATAATGAAAAACCGTTATTTGACACTTTTCCTTCTAATGTTACTTTAACTGCCGATCCTGATAGTTGCACAGCTACTCATACATGGGTAGAACCAACGGTTTCAGATAACTGTCCTGCGGGCGAGGGTGAGGCGCCTGTTCTTCAGGATTTTGAATCGGCATTGAATCAATGCTACGTTTTTACCAAAACATCTATTGATAGTGGTGGGCAAATAAATGGAAGTAGAAATTTGATAGCAAACTCATTATCTTTAGCTCCGTTTTATACGAGTACTATTGTTACACCTACTATGTATTTTAACGGTGAAGGTGAAATTTCATTTTCCCATTCGATAAATACCGTGGCAAATAATGCACAAATTCATGTAGATATTTTAGATAGTTCAATGGCAGTTGTCCAAACCGATTTTTTTAGTAAAGTCTATACAGATACAGCCGTTCATCAGGAAAACATTCCTTTTACGCTAACTGGGAATTACAATATTAGAATTCGCTATTCTTCCACTGTTTTTAATAATACGGCACAAATTGCTTATTTAGACGATTTACTGTTGCCAGGCACAATTGTTACAAATTTAACGGATACCGCTTGTGAGTTAGCTGAATATTCTGTCATTAGAACCGACGGAAATGGAAAGCTAAATGGTGACGATTTTGAAATTGGAACGACAATTATTGTGTATCGGGTTTTTGATGCTAATGATCAATTCACAACAAGGTCATTCACAATTACTGTTGAGAATGATTTAAATGCACCAACTGGATCCTCAGAATATACTTATTGTGAAGGAAATTTACCTCCAGAAATGAGTGTCACTGTAGATGAATCAGTAGGTGAGACCGCTAACTGGTATGATTCTTTAGGAAATCTTGTCGCATCTAATACAACTTCATATACAGCACCAGATAGTACTGAGTTATTTAGAAATTATTCGGTTTATTCGCAAAACGTAAATGGATGTTCAAGTGATACATTCATTTCTATCGATTTGTATCAATTTCCTTTGCCAGATGCACCAACTGCCAAATCTCCCATTGAATATTGTGTAGGTGATGCTCCTGTTCCTTTACAAGCATCTGGAGACTCAGGGAATACTTTGCAATGGTACAATGCAGCTACAGGTGGCACTATGTATACGTCAAACCCTACGCCCAGTACTACAACAGCAGGAAGTACCTTTTACTATGTTGAACAAACGGATATTTATACAGGTTGCATTAGCTCAAGAACAGCCGTAGAGGTAATTATAAATGCTTTGCCGGTAAGACCCACCTTGACAGCAAATACTATTACTTATTGTCTAGGAGATACTGCCCAAGAATTAGATAACTATGTTCAGTCAGGATCAAACTTAACTTGGTATGATGCAGCTACGGGTGGAAATGAACTTGTAGGAACTACCATTCCTGAAACAACTACAGCTGGTACTACGGATTATTGGGTTACTCAAACTGAAACAACCTCTACTTGTGAAAGTACTAGAAGAAGATTGAGAATAATTGTAAATGATCCTCCTATGGTTACGGGCCAACCTCTAAATGCTGAGATTTGTGAGTTCGAAAACGCTACTTTCACTGCAATAATTTCCAATGCTAGCACCTATCAATGGCAAATTTTTGATGGTTCAAACTGGGTAAACCTAACTAATGCGAGTCCATATAGTAATACGTCAACTTCTTCACTAGTAATTACAGCTGCGCCTATAACTTTAAATAATACTACTTATAGATTAGTTTCTTCGAGTGCAACATTAACTTGTGACGATGCATTTTCAGAAGAGAGAGTATTAACCGTAAACCCACAACCGTCAGCACCTACAGTGAGTGATGTTGAGTATTGTGAGAACGGTACTGCAAGTGCGTTAACAGCAAGTGGTACAAATATTTTATGGTATACTGTAGCAACTGGCGGAACGGGTAATTCAACAGCACCAACCCCAAGTACTTTAACTGCAGGTACAACTTCATACTACGTAACACAAACAAATTCTAGTGGTTGTGAGAGTCCACGATCTGAGATTGAAGTAACAGTGTATGCCTTACCATCAGCACCCACAGTGAGTGATGTTGAGTATTGTGAGAATGATACAGCAAGTGCCTTAACAGCATCGGGCACAAATTTATTATGGTATACAGTTGCGAGTGGTGGAACGGGTAGTTCAACAGCACCAACCCCAAGTACAGCATCAGTTGGGAGTACATCTTATTATGTAAGTCAAACGAATGGAAATGGCTGTGAAGGTCCACGTTCAGAAATTGAAGTAACGATAAATGCTTTGCCAACAGCACCAGGGGTAACAAGTCCAGTTGTTTATTGTCAAAATGATACACCAAGCGCATTGACTGCGACAGGTACAAATTTGTTATGGTACACCGTGGCATCTGGTGGAACTGGTAGTTCAACAGCGCCGACTCCAAGCACAACTGCCGTAGGGAATACATCTTATTATGTTAGCCAAACAAATGGAAATGGTTGTGAAGGACCTCGTTCAGAAATTATAGTAACTATTAACCCACAACCGTCAGCACCCACAGTGAGTGATGTTGAGTATTGTGAGAACGGTACTGCAAGTGCGTTAACAGCAAGTGGTACAAATATTTTATGGTATACTGTAGCAACTGGCGGAACGGGTAATTCAACAGCACCAACCCCAAGTACTTTAACTGCAGGTACAACTTCATACTACGTAACACAAACAAATTCTAGTGGTTGTGAGAGTCCACGATCTGAGATTGAAGTAACAGTGTATGCCTTACCATCAGCACCCACAGTGAGTGATGTTGAGTATTGTGAGAATGATACAGCAAGTGCCTTAACAGCATCGGGCACAAATTTATTATGGTATACAGTTGCGAGTGGTGGAACGGGTAGTTCAACAGCACCAACCCCAAGTACAGCATCAGTTGGGAGTACATCTTATTATGTAAGTCAAACGAATGGAAATGGCTGTGAAGGTCCACGTTCAGAAATTGAAGTAACGATAAATGCTTTGCCAACAGCACCAGGGGTAACAAGTCCAGTTGTTTATTGTCAAAATGATACACCAAGCGCATTGACTGCGACAGGTACAAATTTGTTATGGTACACCGTGGCATCTGGTGGAACTGGTAGTTCAACAGCGCCGACTCCAAGCACAACTGCCGTAGGGAATACATCTTATTATGTTAGCCAAACAAATGGAAATGGTTGTGAAGGACCTCGTTCAGAAATTATAGTAACTATTAACCCACAACCGTCAGCACCCACAGTGAGTGATGTTGAGTATTGTGAGAACGGTACTGCAAGTGCGTTAACAGCAAGTGGTACAAATATTTTATGGTATACTGTAGCAACTGGCGGAACGGGTAATTCAACAGCACCAACCCCAAGTACTTTAACTGCAGGTACAACTTCATACTACGTAACACAAACAAATTCTAGTGGTTGTGAGAGTCCACGATCTGAGATTGAAGTAACAGTGTATGCCTTACCATCAGCACCCACAGTGAGTGATGTTGAGTATTGTGAGAATGATACAGCAAGTGCCTTAACAGCATCGGGCACAAATTTATTATGGTATACAGTTGCGAGTGGTGGAACGGGTAGTTCAACAGCACCAACCCCAAGTACAGCATCAGTTGGGAGTACATCTTATTATGTAAGTCAAACGAATGGAAATGGCTGTGAAGGTCCACGTTCAGAAATTGAAGTAACGATAAATGCTTTGCCAACAGCACCAGGGGTAACAAGTCCAGTTGTTTATTGTCAAAATGATACACCAAGCGCATTGACTGCGACAGGTACAAATTTGTTATGGTACACCGTGGCATCTGGTGGAACTGGTAGTTCAACAGCGCCGACTCCAAGCACAACTGCCGTAGGGAATACATCTTATTATGTTAGCCAAACAAATGGAAATGGTTGTGAAGGACCTCGTTCAGAAATTATAGTAACTATTAATCCATTACCAATAATAAGTACAACAAGCGCACCAACTTGCTCTCCAGATTTAACAACATACTCAATTTCAGTATCGGTTAGTACAGGTACGTTAACGAGTACTGAAGGCACAGTGGTAAATACTAGTGGTAATGATTGGACCATTTCTGGAGTTACTTCAGGAAATAACATTGTACTTACGGTAACAAACGGAACAACATCTTGTGAAAATACATTAAATGTTACAGCTCCTGATTGTAGCTGTCCACCAGTTGACGAACCAGTAGCAGACAATGGAGATCAAGAATATTGTGCGGGTCAAAGTATTCCAACAATTTCTGTTTTAGTTAATTCAGGAGAAACTGTAGACTGGTACTCAAGCGCTAGTGGAGGTATTGCTTTATCTATTGGATCATTGAGTTATCAGCCAGCAAGTTTAGGAAGTGGTTCAACTACTTTTTATGCAGAGTCAAGAAATATAACAACAGCCTGTAGGAGTAGTACAAGAAGAGCTGTAAGTATCACGCAAAATGCATTGCCGGAAGCACCCACAGTGAGTGATGTTGAGTATTGTGAGAATGATACAGCAAGTGCCTTAACAGCATCGGGCACAAATTTATTATGGTATACAGTTGCGAGTGGTGGAACGGGTAGTTCAACATCACCAACCCCAAGTACAGCATCAGTTGGGAGTACATCTTATTATGTAAGTCAAACGAATGGAAATGGCTGTGAAGGTCCACGTTCAGAAATTGAAGTAACGATAAATGCTTTGCCAACAGCACCAGGGGTAACAAGTCCAGTTGTTTATTGTCAAAATGATACACCAAGCGCATTGACTGCGACAGGTACAAATTTGTTATGGTACACGGTGGCATCTGGTGGAACTGATAGTTCAACAGCGCCGACTCCAAGCACAACTGCTGTAGGGAATACATCTTATTATGTTAGCCAAACAAATGGAAATGGTTGTGAAGGACCTCGTTCAGAAATTATAGTTACCATTAATCCATTACCAACAATAAGTACAACAAGCGCACCAACTTGTTCTGCAGATTTAACAACATACTCAATTTCGGTATCGGTTAGTACAGGTACGTTAACGAGTACTGAAGGTACAGTGGTAAATACTAGTGGTAATGATTGGACCATTTCTGGAGTTACTTCAGGAAATAACATTGTACTTACGGTAACAAACGGAACAACATCTTGTGAAAATACATTAAATGTTACAGCTCCTGATTGCAGCTGTCCACCAGTTGACGAACCAGTAGCAGACAATGGAGATCAAGAATATTGTGCGGGTCAAAGTATTCCAACAATTTCTGTTTTAGTTAATTCAGGAGAAACTGTAGACTGGTACTCAAGCGCTAGTGGAGGTATTGCTTTATCTATTGGATCATTGAGTTATCAGCCAGCAAGTTTAGGAAGTGGTTCAACTACTTTTTATGCAGAGTCAAGAAATATAACAACAGCCTGTAGGAGTAGTATAAGAAGAGCTGTAAGTATCACGCAAAATGCATTGCCGGCAGCACCCACAGTGAGTGATGTTGAGTATTGTGAGAATGATACAGCAAGTGCCTTAACAGCATCAGGCACAAATTTATTATGGTATACAGTTGCGAGTGGTGGAACGGGTAGTTCAACAGCACCAACCCCTAGTACAGCATCAGTTGGGGGTACTTCTTATTATGTAAGTCAGACCAATGCCAATGGCTGTGAAGGCCTACGTTCAGAAATTAGAATAACCATAAATGCTTTGCCGACAGTCGTGGCAAACGCATCAGCAACATCTATATATGCAGGTGAAAGTGTTATTTTAACTGGATCGGGAGCATCAAGTTATACTTGGGACAATGGAGCAATTGATGGAGGTTCAGTATCGCCATTGGTAACCACAACTTACACGGTTACGGGGTCAGATAGCAATTCTTGTGATAATAGCGATAGCGTAACTATAAATGTTTCGGCTACATCCGATTTAAGTTTAACAAAAATTGTTAATGATGCTATCCCAAATGTTGGATCAAATGTGACTTTTACATTAGCAGTGACAAATGATGGGCCAATAGATTCCCCAGCAGGGATAATTGTAAAGGATTTATTACCATCAGGATATATTTTTGTAAGTGATGATTCTAGTGTATCTAATGGAGTTTACCAAGCATCATCAGGAAATTGGATCCTTCCTGCTTTAATGAGTGGTTCATCAGTTTCTTTAGATATCGTAGCAATAGTAAACGAGCCAAGTTCAGACATTAATCAGTATATAAATGTTGCAGAAATTACAAATACTATCAACTACGACCCAGACAGTATCCCTAATAATGATGATGGTGATCAAAGTGAAGATGATGAATCAAGCGTTACAGTAAATCCTCAGGTTATAGATTTAGAGCTCGTAACCACTATTTCAGAAGAAACCGCCAATCCAGGTGAGCTCATCACAATTTTTGTTGAGGTTTTTAATAATGGAAGTTTCGACGCCACCAATATTGGAATTGAAAATTATATACCAATTGGTTTTGCTATTAATTCAATAGATAATGGGGGTGTACAGTCAGGAAATATTATCAGATGGAACGGTCTTACAATAAGTGCAGGATCTTCAATAGTATTATCGTTTGACGCTCTTGTAAATCTACCTACGAATACTTCAAATGAATATTTCAATAGCGCACAAGTTGTTCAGGTCGCACAATATGATTTAGATTCGTCACCAAATAATGATGATGGGGATCAAAGTGAAGATGATGAAGATAATGTGTCTCTAGATTTAATTCCAGCAGACTTAAGCTTGTCTAAAGCTTTAGTTGGTGGTTCAGTAGCTAGTCCTAATACGGGTGATACTTTAACTTTTGAAATTATTTTAGAAAATAACGGACCAGGTTTAGCAACAAATGTTAGCATTGTTGATGTTGTACCAGTGGGTTACACTTTCAATAATGTTAATAATGGTGGAGTAATTACTGGTAATTCTATTGAGTGGCAGATAGCTACAGTGCCAGTTGGAAGTCAAACATTTAGTTATGAAGTTACCGTTAATGCGCCATCTAACGTGTTAGATGAATATAAGAACACGGTGCAGATTACTTCTACAGATCAATTCGATCCTGATTCTTCACCAAATAATGATGACGGTGATCAGAGTGAAGATGATGAAGCCTTTTTTACTATTGCTTCACCTACTGTAGATCTTGAAGTGAATAAAACAATTGATAAAGATCAGACTTATTCGGGTGATGTAGTGGTATTTACGATTACGGTGTTAAATAATAGCGCCTATGATGCAACGAATATTGGTATTGAAGATATGCTTCCTGATGGATATACCCCTATTAATCATACGGAAAGCTTAGGTACCTATGATGAAAACATGGGTATGTGGGATATTCCTTTGTTGCAAATAGGAGAAACTGCTGTTCTGCAAGTGACCGTTGGAGTTACCGAAATTGATGACTATACTAACGTAGCAGAATTGGTTTATGTAGACCAATTGGATTTAAATGTTGGTAATGACAGAGATGAAGTTACCCCGACAGTTACTCAAGAAGAATGTTTGACTGTTTTTAATGAATTTTCTCCAAATAATGATGGCGCAAATGATATCTTTTTTATTGAATGCATTGAGAACTATCCTAATAATACACTACAAATATTTAACCGATGGGGAGCTAAGGTTTTCGAGGCAAAAAATTATGATAATACTTGGACTGGAACTTCTAAAAAAGGACTTAGACTTGGTGCAGAAGAAAAATTGCCTTCAGGGACTTATTATTATTTGTTGAACCTTGGTGATGGTACTGAAAAAACGAGAACTGGATGGTTATACATTATCAGATAA
- a CDS encoding type IX secretion system membrane protein PorP/SprF translates to MIRNKILTVALLLFVYCVQGQQDPQFTLYNYNTMTVNPGYAGSRGHMAVLSLYRDQWVGIDGAPRTISLGIDSPIGLFDGIGLSVIQDDIGPSQETFIDGNYAHQLILNRRGDRLGLGVKAGIRMFSLDWSKGLYRDQDAVFNQNVNSKILPTIGAGIFYYTDRSYLGVSVPNIITNLRYDEIEEEEASEKVHYYFIAGYVFDLNRKLKFKPSVFAKHVNGAPLTVDTSANFLLYEKVNFGVNYRWDESISALMGFQITPQFSMGYAYDFTTNNLTRYNSGTHEIFLRYQFLSLQTILKSPRFF, encoded by the coding sequence ATGATTAGAAATAAGATATTAACTGTTGCACTATTGTTGTTTGTGTATTGTGTTCAAGGTCAGCAAGACCCGCAATTTACGCTTTACAACTATAATACAATGACTGTTAATCCCGGTTACGCGGGTTCAAGAGGACATATGGCTGTATTAAGTTTGTATAGAGATCAATGGGTAGGTATTGATGGTGCACCACGAACAATATCATTAGGTATAGATTCACCTATAGGTCTATTTGATGGAATTGGACTTTCAGTAATCCAAGATGATATTGGTCCTTCCCAAGAAACATTTATTGATGGAAATTATGCGCATCAATTAATTTTAAATAGGAGAGGAGATAGGCTTGGGCTTGGTGTGAAAGCTGGTATAAGGATGTTTAGTTTGGACTGGTCAAAAGGTTTGTATAGAGATCAAGATGCGGTGTTCAATCAAAATGTTAATAGTAAAATATTGCCTACTATAGGAGCTGGTATTTTTTACTATACTGATAGATCTTATTTAGGAGTTTCAGTCCCAAATATAATCACTAATTTACGTTATGATGAGATTGAAGAAGAAGAAGCTTCTGAAAAAGTGCATTATTATTTCATCGCTGGTTATGTTTTTGATCTGAATCGGAAATTAAAGTTTAAGCCTTCTGTTTTTGCTAAACATGTTAACGGAGCGCCTCTTACTGTTGACACATCAGCAAATTTCTTATTATACGAAAAAGTTAATTTTGGCGTTAACTATAGGTGGGATGAATCTATAAGTGCCTTGATGGGTTTTCAGATTACTCCGCAATTCAGCATGGGCTATGCCTATGATTTTACGACCAATAACTTAACGCGGTATAATTCTGGTACGCATGAAATATTCTTGAGATATCAGTTTTTATCCTTACAAACAATTTTAAAATCCCCAAGATTTTTCTAA
- a CDS encoding OmpA family protein yields MKKLLISLTMLFHFASYAQEISSPGNSVAQNITVPIEAVNIEMLNSLKEDSEKLDLPNNSRLVQKADYYFNKMWYAEAAETYEKVLSDKNNYSSILLKKIGDSYYFNTNMEKAYYWYNILYNEYESKMTADNYFKYSHTLKGNGKYSKAKRFMRLYEKMQKEDTQNTYAFNAPREEVALDKIINGDARFTIDNVAINSEYSDFSPMFYDNDKVVFSSSLDSSVFVTRKYKWNDQPFLDLYVSKINEESADLKSAIKFSKKINSKYHEASVTFSPDNETMYFTRNNYGKKLKRDKNGVNHLKIYTSVKVGDDWAEPKELPFNSDSYSTGHPALSPDGKLLYFVSDMPGSLGASDIFVVDVLEDGTYSTPRNLGPEINTEKREMFPFVTDKKIYFSSDGHAGLGGLDVFEASYDVDGFQEVKNVGVPVNSNKDDFSYIVSEESQKGYFASNRAGGKGDDDIYSFQRLALEEVTHTAIAGVVTELVTGDVMPKALVMLLDENNIKLKEVETAEDGSFVFEDLDGNKKYSIKTNRKEFFQDVKEVMTTLNETEMVDVSLKKLKELIVIDDGIRKLKTDMIYFDFDKSFIRDDASKELDKLVEVMTEYPEMVIKIESHTDSRGASEYNRYLSDKRAKSSRDYIISQGIDADRIESAIGYGEDRLLNDCDGSVKCTREKHELNRRSEFIIVKM; encoded by the coding sequence ATGAAAAAATTACTTATATCCTTAACAATGCTATTTCATTTTGCTAGCTATGCGCAAGAGATTAGTAGTCCTGGCAACAGTGTTGCTCAAAATATTACTGTTCCAATAGAAGCTGTAAATATTGAAATGCTCAATTCTCTGAAAGAAGATAGCGAGAAATTAGATCTTCCAAATAATAGTAGGTTAGTACAAAAAGCAGACTACTATTTTAATAAGATGTGGTATGCTGAGGCCGCTGAAACTTATGAAAAGGTTCTGTCAGATAAGAATAATTACTCATCAATCTTGCTAAAAAAAATTGGTGATTCTTATTATTTCAATACGAATATGGAAAAGGCTTATTACTGGTATAATATTCTATATAATGAATACGAAAGTAAGATGACGGCAGATAATTACTTTAAGTATTCCCATACACTAAAAGGTAATGGTAAATATAGTAAAGCTAAAAGGTTTATGCGTTTGTATGAAAAGATGCAAAAGGAAGATACTCAAAATACATATGCTTTTAATGCTCCAAGGGAAGAGGTTGCCTTAGATAAAATCATTAATGGTGATGCTCGTTTTACGATAGATAATGTGGCTATAAACTCTGAATATTCAGATTTTTCGCCTATGTTTTATGATAATGATAAGGTGGTATTTTCTTCTTCATTAGATTCATCGGTCTTTGTTACGCGCAAGTATAAATGGAATGATCAGCCGTTTTTAGATTTATATGTTTCTAAGATAAACGAGGAGTCTGCAGATTTAAAAAGTGCTATTAAATTTTCCAAAAAGATAAATTCTAAATATCACGAGGCTTCTGTTACGTTTTCTCCAGATAATGAAACTATGTACTTTACACGTAATAATTACGGTAAAAAGCTAAAGCGAGATAAAAATGGTGTTAATCACTTGAAAATCTATACGTCTGTTAAGGTTGGTGATGATTGGGCAGAACCTAAAGAACTTCCTTTTAATAGTGATAGTTATTCTACGGGGCATCCGGCCTTAAGTCCTGATGGTAAATTATTGTATTTCGTTTCTGATATGCCGGGGAGTTTAGGTGCTTCAGATATTTTTGTTGTTGATGTTTTGGAAGATGGTACTTATTCTACCCCTAGAAATTTAGGTCCTGAAATTAATACGGAGAAAAGAGAAATGTTTCCATTTGTTACAGACAAGAAAATTTACTTTTCATCAGATGGGCATGCCGGACTTGGTGGTCTAGATGTTTTTGAAGCTTCTTATGACGTTGATGGTTTTCAGGAAGTTAAGAATGTAGGGGTTCCTGTAAACAGTAATAAAGATGATTTCTCTTATATTGTCAGTGAGGAGAGTCAGAAAGGATATTTTGCTTCTAACCGTGCGGGTGGAAAAGGTGATGATGATATTTACTCCTTTCAACGTTTAGCGCTGGAAGAGGTAACCCATACAGCTATTGCTGGTGTGGTAACAGAATTGGTGACAGGTGATGTTATGCCTAAAGCTCTAGTGATGCTTTTGGACGAAAACAATATTAAGCTTAAGGAAGTAGAAACAGCTGAAGATGGTAGTTTTGTTTTTGAAGATCTTGACGGGAATAAGAAATATAGTATCAAAACAAATAGAAAAGAATTTTTTCAAGATGTTAAGGAGGTCATGACTACATTAAATGAAACAGAGATGGTTGATGTTTCATTGAAAAAGCTAAAAGAACTTATAGTAATTGATGACGGAATAAGAAAACTTAAGACAGATATGATTTATTTTGATTTTGATAAATCATTTATTCGAGACGATGCTTCAAAAGAGTTAGATAAATTAGTTGAAGTAATGACGGAATACCCAGAAATGGTTATTAAAATAGAATCCCATACGGATAGTCGTGGTGCTAGTGAATATAATAGATACTTATCGGATAAGCG